A window of bacterium genomic DNA:
TCAGGTGTTCTGAGCGCTTGGACCGAAATTTGTCACGCCAGCGTCGCGTCGGCGCCCCGAGCGCATACTATGACCGGCGACGCATCGGCACGTGGGCGGGCCAGGCGGTTGCACCCCAGGTCGCGTCGCTCCGCAGCAACCTCTTGATCGCCTTCCCCGGCCAGGCGGGTCAGTTCGGAGTGAGCGTCGGCACTGCCGCGCTGCGCTTTGCCGAAATGACCGGCGTGCGCCCCATGATCGAAAAGTACCCGCTTGCAGAGGCCGCCGACGGCTACGCTCGCATGATGAGCGGGAAAGCAGAATTCCGCGTTGTCCTGACCATGTGATATGCGGCCATGTTCGGGGAAAAGTTTCCGACGTGAGCCCCTGACGAAGATCTGCCGGCCTCGGATACGCTGCGACGCGCGCTTAGAAGTGGCTGGAAGGGGATCACATCACAGCTTCGTGACGAGACAGCACCGATAAGCGTACAGCGCTAGGCGGGAAATCACCCAGCCCAGATATGTCAGACCACTCGATCGGCGGCGAACTCGGCCACCGGGATTCCTAGCATCCTAGGCCACCATCCTGCGGTCGATCACCGTGCTGGGTTGGAAACGCGCTCCCGGCAGGTTTGTGAGCATCACGTGGGCACGGGCCATCTCCTCGCCAATAGAAGCTTCAGGTCGTGGGCGTATTCCTTGATTAAGCTCCGGCCCAGCGCGAACCCATAGCCGCGCGTGAGCCTGGAACCTGCCGTCATTCGGTCAGGGTCGCTATCGCATCACAGTCCCCGCATAGATCTCGGGGTGACGAGAATGGGCACTGAGTAAGAGGCCGCAAACTGTGGCACCGTCAGGCCAATGTCCTTGAGCCCCTGCTTGTACTTTTGAAGGTAGGCCTTGATCCTGGCTACTGGCGGTTGTCTTCTCGAGACCACCGCTTCACCGATCAGGACCGCGACATCGCCGCCGTCTTTGCTAGTGTTGAGACTCAGCGCAACGTTGCGGTTACGGGCTATATGCTCCACTTTGGCCGTGTGTCGCTCACTAAAGATCAGTACCGTCCGGCCGTCCCAGTGAAACCAGACTGGCCTGGGTTGGGGACTGCCGTGCGTATCAACTGTGGTCAGCCAGATGATCTGCTCTTGGCGCAGCCGCCGGTTGACCCGTCGCCCGAGGGGCGACGTGAAGTCAAGCATGAGCGTGGTTCTCCTCCAAGTATCCGCCCGCCTCGGCCCGCCTGAGCACCGCCTGGATCGTCTCGACCAGGGTGCGAGCCGACTCCACCGTGAGTTCTACGGCGACGCGCGCGCCCGGCCCCTGCGCCTCATTCACAAAGTCGATATTCAAAGCATGCTCCAGCGGGAGGCTGAAAGGGTGGTCATAGGACACGTTGGCCTGGCGCACGGTGAACCACCCGCCCGCACCCTTGCCTCTGCCCTCGACCTCCACCTGCCTGGCGATCATGGTGCACATTGTCGGTCTCCTCTCTACTGTCCACCAAGATGCTTCTGAAGGAAGGCGAAAACCTTGTGCCAGCCGTCCACCGCTTGCTGCTGCCGATAGGCCGGCCGGTCATAGTAGAAGAAACCATGACCCGCATTCGGATACATGTGAAACTCATAGGTCTTGCCGTACTTCTTGAGTTCCTCCTCATGGCGGGTCACCTGTTCGGGCGTGGGACCCTTGTCCTCCTCACCGAAGAGGCCCAGGACCGGGCAGGATAGGTCGCTGGTGTAGTCGATCGGGGCCACAGGCTGCTTGGGTGTGAGTTCCTCGCTGGACATTACTACGCGCCCGCCCCAGCAGTCCACGGCCGCGTCAAAGCCTTTTGCACGACACGCTGTGAGATACGCGTGTCGGCCGCCCGAACAGGTGCCGAAGACACCCACTTTGCCGTTGATGTAGGGGAGCGAGCGCAGGTATCGCATCGCTCCTCCAACATCGCCCACGACCTGGTCGTCGGGCACGCCCCCTGCTGCGCGCACTTTCGAGGCCACGTCCTCAGGGGTGCCGTGGCCGTCGCGGAAGTAAAGATTGGGAGAGAGCGCGGAATAGCCGTGGTGTGTAAACCTGCGCGTGGCCTCGCGGTACCATTCGTCCCAGCCGGGCAGGTGGTGGATCAGCACCACGCCAGGAAAGGGGCCAGGGCCCAAGGGTCGGGCAAAGTAGGCGTTGATGACATCCCCGCTGGCGCCGTACATCGTGACGGTCTCTGCAAGCATCCCTTCATACATGTCAGTCTTGTACATGGCTCCTCCTCTTGTCATCTACGCGCCTCACGCATACATGTGACCAAAGTAGGCGATCGCCCCTTCAAAAGTCGCCTTGATCTCCTGGGGCGTTCCGTTGTACAGGTCACCCGAAACAAAGGCAGAGCAACTTGATGTCGTCTTCAAGCACAATCACTCAGTTCGAATTCGCCGGCAAAGGCTATCGAGTCGCGGTCACCGAAGCCACGAACAAGGTGTCGAGATGAGAACCACGCCTGGCGGTAGTCCTAGGCTACCCGTATCCTAGCGTGTCTCTCAAACAAAATCCCCCTCTCGGCACCACGAACGGTTGTTCGGCTCGTAACACGAGGTCGGAAAGATCACTCGTTAATTCGGAAGAGACGGAATGACGACATGGAACGCAAACGGCCACATCACCAAGCAAGGATCCCCCTGGGTTCGCTGGATCCTCAGCGAAGCCGCCCAAATGGCGAAGCGCCGCCCGCCGCTCGCGCGCGCCTATGTGGAGATTGCCCACCGGCGGGGCAAGAACATCGCCACCATTGCGATCGCCAGGAAACTCTTGGCCCGTTGCTATTACATCCTCAAGGCGGTAAAGAGTCAGCAGACGGACATTAGCGGAGCAGGCCTCCGTGCCGGGTGAGCTCGCGGCTCTTCCTGTGCCTGAAATACGGCCGTTGATATGACTGAGCAGCCCGGCCCGGATACAACGCAATGGTGACCCCCGCTAGGGAGG
This region includes:
- a CDS encoding dienelactone hydrolase family protein, encoding MYKTDMYEGMLAETVTMYGASGDVINAYFARPLGPGPFPGVVLIHHLPGWDEWYREATRRFTHHGYSALSPNLYFRDGHGTPEDVASKVRAAGGVPDDQVVGDVGGAMRYLRSLPYINGKVGVFGTCSGGRHAYLTACRAKGFDAAVDCWGGRVVMSSEELTPKQPVAPIDYTSDLSCPVLGLFGEEDKGPTPEQVTRHEEELKKYGKTYEFHMYPNAGHGFFYYDRPAYRQQQAVDGWHKVFAFLQKHLGGQ
- a CDS encoding DUF6295 family protein, whose protein sequence is MCTMIARQVEVEGRGKGAGGWFTVRQANVSYDHPFSLPLEHALNIDFVNEAQGPGARVAVELTVESARTLVETIQAVLRRAEAGGYLEENHAHA
- a CDS encoding transposase translates to MTTWNANGHITKQGSPWVRWILSEAAQMAKRRPPLARAYVEIAHRRGKNIATIAIARKLLARCYYILKAVKSQQTDISGAGLRAG
- a CDS encoding TIGR03667 family PPOX class F420-dependent oxidoreductase; the protein is MLDFTSPLGRRVNRRLRQEQIIWLTTVDTHGSPQPRPVWFHWDGRTVLIFSERHTAKVEHIARNRNVALSLNTSKDGGDVAVLIGEAVVSRRQPPVARIKAYLQKYKQGLKDIGLTVPQFAASYSVPILVTPRSMRGL